One stretch of Bacteroidota bacterium DNA includes these proteins:
- a CDS encoding L,D-transpeptidase family protein has protein sequence MRIHIFFFLSISIFTATLFSQVSSSQKLIVTLTNEWSSNKAIIYLFDKTKDGWRKKRGELSVSIGENGLAWGEGVHPTQAGEFMKKEGDKRSPAGIFELDTVFYGLDATAPDGVRYPYLPLTELTRCVDDSNSTAYNSIVEEDSTKKDWNSAERMRAVAPDYKYVLVVKHNPRREKGKGSCIFFHTINIPTSGCTSMDEEDMLTILHWLDPKRKTIVVQLPHSEYHHLRTEWNLPLLLNN, from the coding sequence ATGAGAATACACATCTTTTTTTTCCTCAGTATTTCAATATTTACTGCAACATTATTTTCTCAAGTTTCATCTTCTCAGAAATTGATCGTTACGCTTACCAATGAATGGAGCAGTAATAAAGCGATAATTTATTTGTTCGATAAAACGAAGGATGGATGGAGGAAAAAACGAGGGGAACTGTCAGTTTCGATTGGAGAAAATGGGTTAGCGTGGGGTGAAGGAGTTCATCCCACGCAGGCCGGTGAATTCATGAAAAAGGAAGGTGATAAGCGTTCGCCCGCCGGAATTTTTGAACTAGACACCGTTTTTTATGGTTTGGATGCAACCGCGCCTGATGGAGTTCGATATCCGTATCTTCCGTTGACCGAACTGACCCGATGCGTAGATGATTCGAATTCAACAGCATATAACTCAATTGTTGAAGAGGATTCAACTAAAAAAGATTGGAATAGCGCCGAGCGAATGCGTGCTGTTGCACCTGATTATAAATACGTTCTTGTCGTGAAACATAATCCACGGCGAGAGAAGGGGAAAGGAAGCTGCATATTCTTTCATACAATCAATATTCCTACCAGCGGATGTACATCGATGGATGAAGAAGATATGCTTACGATCCTTCATTGGTTAGATCCAAAACGAAAAACAATCGTTGTTCAATTACCTCATTCCGAATATCATCACTTACGGACGGAATGGAACCTTCCACTGCTGCTTAATAATTAA
- a CDS encoding MerR family transcriptional regulator gives MKSIGIKKLYYSISEVSKITDLEQYVLRYWESEFEQLKPQKNRAGNRVYTNKDIKLILHIKKLLREERYTIEGAKQVLVDFQADDTGEQTVLPFGDSMDSSKPVLQQPVAKIVDPKLRDDLTEVRTLLEDVLLKLN, from the coding sequence ATGAAATCTATCGGGATCAAAAAACTCTATTATTCCATCAGTGAAGTTAGTAAAATTACTGACTTGGAGCAGTATGTTTTGCGTTATTGGGAATCGGAATTTGAACAGTTAAAACCTCAAAAAAACCGCGCGGGAAACCGTGTCTATACTAATAAAGACATCAAACTAATCCTTCATATTAAAAAACTGTTACGTGAAGAACGCTATACTATAGAGGGGGCCAAACAAGTATTAGTCGATTTTCAGGCAGATGATACCGGGGAACAGACAGTGCTCCCATTTGGAGATTCCATGGACAGTTCGAAACCAGTATTGCAGCAACCTGTCGCTAAAATTGTCGATCCAAAATTAAGAGATGACCTTACGGAAGTCCGCACGTTGCTGGAAGATGTTTTATTAAAATTGAATTGA
- a CDS encoding DUF6588 family protein produces the protein MKKTLLVFVSAVLLLTSLAQSQDDLQGSLNKLAGKAALGYIDPITQGFLTNLNGGLFNKAPQAKLFGIDIELGAAFMYTPLADLPKTFDEKGTFRFNKSQADEIALNTVNTSNPTVTNQLREALSSALQQSDFGIRIYGPTVLGDAPIVGDPNSPQVKIDMNGAVTTKIYTGTPFEKDTTFNVNYALKTGLGGVGALSGNAGIPFFAPQLTLGTIYGTKFTLRYVPKIPIPDVGDLSWTGFGIQHNLGYWFPIPVVDVAASFYTQKIKIDPIFEMSGTSFGLTASKQLGFAFLNVTPYAGFMFESSTMTVNITPPAGDYGPGITPPNISFEVEGKNSSRLVVGLGIRLLIININADYNIGKYNSMTGGIAIAF, from the coding sequence ATGAAAAAAACTCTACTGGTATTTGTTTCTGCAGTATTGTTGTTGACATCATTGGCACAGTCGCAAGACGATCTCCAAGGTTCTTTGAATAAACTTGCCGGTAAGGCAGCCTTAGGATACATTGATCCGATCACGCAAGGTTTCTTGACCAATTTGAACGGCGGATTGTTTAACAAAGCACCGCAGGCAAAATTATTTGGAATTGATATCGAATTGGGTGCAGCATTCATGTACACTCCGTTGGCAGATCTTCCAAAAACATTTGATGAAAAAGGAACATTTCGTTTCAACAAATCACAAGCAGATGAAATTGCATTGAATACAGTAAATACGTCAAATCCCACAGTAACTAATCAGTTGAGAGAAGCTTTAAGCAGTGCCCTTCAACAATCAGATTTCGGTATTCGTATTTATGGACCAACCGTTCTTGGTGATGCACCAATTGTCGGTGATCCCAATTCACCACAAGTAAAAATTGATATGAATGGCGCGGTAACAACAAAAATTTATACAGGAACCCCGTTTGAAAAAGATACTACATTCAATGTGAATTATGCATTGAAAACAGGTCTCGGCGGTGTGGGAGCATTATCAGGAAATGCCGGTATACCATTCTTTGCCCCGCAATTAACCTTAGGAACCATATACGGAACAAAGTTCACGCTTCGCTATGTGCCGAAAATTCCGATTCCGGATGTTGGTGATTTAAGCTGGACAGGTTTTGGTATCCAGCACAATTTAGGATATTGGTTCCCCATTCCGGTTGTGGACGTTGCTGCTTCGTTCTACACACAAAAAATCAAGATCGATCCTATCTTCGAAATGAGCGGAACGTCTTTTGGATTAACCGCCAGCAAACAACTCGGTTTTGCTTTCTTGAACGTTACTCCGTACGCAGGTTTCATGTTTGAAAGCTCAACAATGACCGTCAATATCACACCTCCAGCAGGTGATTACGGCCCAGGCATTACACCGCCAAACATCAGTTTTGAAGTCGAAGGAAAAAACAGTTCGCGTCTTGTTGTCGGATTAGGAATCCGCTTGTTGATCATCAACATTAATGCTGATTACAACATTGGAAAATATAATTCCATGACCGGCGGCATAGCAATCGCGTTCTAA
- a CDS encoding CHAT domain-containing protein, with translation MKRTIQIFRFLFRSPEYRSKTECEKQDFTSFSMTTRRYYFISPLSSYNSSLKILSLILFSAVCFFGCEDSAQQPSEKVDRLMQQAVTEMNRQNYDDAERLLAESIDLNSESNNEAKLAENYSTLSSIQLLSGKLSPGLETLIALRDIYQRSGDRSAELQTMIQIGRVNFQLGRSEHAFSILTEAYNNSTLFLLDQIAISSAISLSTLYSKTGKYEKALLYATNAYQTSKRVRNIFTMIESQHLRVSALTALGNISKAFEIFREAETIVLSEKTANAEQFYLQCGKAFAFAEEWPFAKRNFERAIDIAEHKQGELRSQILIEANIGIAELYAHHFAFPDAQRFFVQAYHVAKERSDNVTLSYLLIRVADCLAQQSSVIESQDGLIRATQLYEQAQTLFSRTGFSFGEAITLHRLGMLKERSGDDNAAITFYKRAYDRFIDQQIDPKLCPLIVPIELLYQSESTKNSPVEWFSQNLISLLLRNKKTEEAFSYLQSVRNITLQTKLYPLSLHFRDQLKESKFSALHNSMLMYRQNLLELHNINSMQQQTKNRNYANKLQKQIAYFKSKMQSDAVTIAQAFPVFSFLSISHRSPQSGILNAIPKSQAVLDFFFANNEAWVIIAKADEEVAAVKLSSYGYALENKMRQYCDMLYSFSGQSADVRRLSNELYEFFIKPIDLTGIQRIVIIPPLQFEHFPFHSLTNDGISILEKTGVTYLPHAGVMTATLLVPKFINSIAAFGFTSNSRWGLEFELRDIRSFFRNTQININQAATKQKLVSSVGEVVQISTFFTRDKNNDSWFTLSDGSTSKAGISVPIAEFTEIHPFQIVYLSDAQSTVNNVTNLHPLLWLLNGSTCVVATHFPITPNISKTFGENFYSSLSSEVNPFLAYRRAAVYLGKKKELNSGYGGSSYFYYGVK, from the coding sequence GTGAAGCGCACAATTCAGATTTTCCGATTTTTGTTCCGGTCTCCGGAATACCGCTCAAAAACGGAATGCGAAAAGCAGGACTTCACATCGTTCAGTATGACAACAAGGAGATATTATTTTATTTCGCCACTGAGTAGTTACAATTCATCATTGAAAATATTATCACTCATATTGTTTAGCGCAGTCTGTTTCTTCGGCTGCGAGGATTCAGCTCAGCAGCCGTCTGAAAAGGTAGATCGTTTAATGCAGCAGGCTGTCACTGAAATGAATAGGCAGAACTACGACGACGCAGAACGCCTTCTTGCGGAAAGCATTGATCTGAACAGCGAATCAAATAACGAAGCAAAGCTGGCTGAAAATTATTCCACATTATCCTCAATACAATTACTTTCAGGGAAATTATCACCAGGGTTGGAGACACTTATCGCCCTTCGTGATATCTATCAGCGAAGCGGTGACAGAAGCGCAGAACTGCAAACAATGATCCAGATCGGAAGAGTTAATTTTCAACTCGGAAGATCCGAACACGCATTTTCCATCTTAACCGAAGCATACAATAACAGCACATTATTTCTGTTAGACCAGATAGCAATATCATCTGCAATCAGTTTAAGCACACTCTATTCCAAAACAGGAAAATATGAAAAGGCACTTCTCTACGCTACTAATGCCTATCAAACAAGCAAACGAGTGCGCAACATCTTCACAATGATTGAATCGCAACATCTCCGCGTTTCAGCCTTAACGGCATTGGGAAACATTAGCAAAGCATTCGAAATATTTCGCGAAGCGGAAACGATCGTACTGTCTGAAAAAACTGCTAACGCCGAACAGTTTTACCTTCAATGCGGCAAGGCGTTTGCATTTGCAGAAGAATGGCCGTTTGCTAAAAGAAATTTTGAACGTGCAATCGACATAGCAGAGCATAAACAGGGAGAACTGCGATCACAAATATTGATTGAAGCAAACATTGGGATTGCCGAACTGTATGCCCATCATTTTGCCTTTCCTGATGCACAACGATTTTTCGTTCAAGCGTATCATGTCGCAAAAGAGCGATCGGACAATGTCACCCTATCCTATCTTTTGATCCGTGTAGCCGATTGTCTTGCACAGCAATCTTCCGTTATTGAATCGCAGGATGGTCTTATTCGTGCCACGCAATTATACGAACAGGCACAGACGCTTTTTTCTCGAACAGGATTTTCCTTTGGCGAAGCAATCACGTTACATCGTTTGGGTATGCTGAAAGAACGTTCCGGCGATGATAATGCGGCTATTACTTTTTACAAAAGAGCTTATGATAGATTCATAGATCAACAAATCGATCCAAAACTTTGTCCTCTCATTGTGCCGATTGAATTATTATATCAATCAGAATCGACAAAAAACTCGCCGGTTGAATGGTTCTCACAAAATCTAATTTCCCTCTTATTGAGAAACAAAAAAACGGAGGAAGCCTTTTCGTATCTTCAAAGTGTCCGCAACATTACATTGCAAACAAAATTATATCCTCTTTCATTACACTTTAGAGATCAATTGAAAGAGAGTAAATTTTCAGCCCTCCATAATTCAATGTTGATGTACCGTCAAAACCTATTGGAACTGCACAACATTAATTCAATGCAACAACAAACGAAAAACAGGAACTATGCCAACAAACTGCAAAAACAAATCGCTTATTTTAAAAGCAAAATGCAATCGGATGCAGTAACAATAGCTCAGGCATTTCCTGTATTTTCTTTTCTTAGTATTTCACATCGTTCACCTCAGTCCGGCATTCTCAATGCTATCCCCAAGTCGCAAGCCGTATTGGATTTTTTTTTCGCCAACAATGAAGCATGGGTAATCATTGCAAAAGCAGATGAAGAAGTTGCTGCGGTGAAATTATCATCGTATGGATATGCATTGGAAAATAAAATGAGACAGTATTGCGATATGTTGTACTCCTTTTCCGGTCAATCAGCAGATGTCCGTCGACTCTCCAATGAACTGTATGAATTCTTCATCAAGCCGATTGATCTGACGGGGATACAACGGATTGTCATTATTCCTCCGCTGCAATTTGAACACTTTCCATTCCATTCTCTTACGAATGACGGTATCTCTATTCTTGAAAAGACAGGTGTTACATATCTTCCGCATGCCGGAGTGATGACTGCAACATTGTTGGTACCAAAATTCATCAATAGCATCGCTGCATTTGGATTTACATCAAACTCCCGTTGGGGATTAGAATTTGAGCTGCGCGATATTCGAAGCTTCTTCCGTAACACACAGATCAACATCAATCAAGCCGCAACCAAACAAAAACTGGTATCCTCTGTGGGTGAAGTAGTTCAGATTTCAACGTTCTTTACAAGAGATAAAAATAATGATTCCTGGTTCACACTTTCAGACGGAAGCACATCAAAAGCCGGTATCAGCGTCCCGATTGCTGAATTTACAGAGATACACCCATTCCAAATTGTTTATCTCTCCGATGCTCAATCTACAGTGAACAATGTAACAAACCTTCATCCGTTGCTTTGGCTTCTTAATGGTTCAACGTGTGTCGTCGCAACACACTTTCCCATTACACCGAATATCAGTAAAACCTTTGGAGAAAATTTTTACTCTTCACTTTCTTCAGAAGTAAATCCTTTCCTTGCCTATAGGCGGGCTGCTGTTTATCTCGGGAAGAAAAAAGAGTTGAATAGCGGGTACGGCGGATCGTCGTACTTTTACTATGGAGTGAAGTAG
- a CDS encoding LiaF domain-containing protein translates to MKKTIVIYIGTICLLTGMLSAQHLHREVKKTDENEVRVKIESSFGSVNIEKGSKDKIVSVYYKRKEKNREPKLDIDYYVRKNVGDLKIEMHPEDSDIETSEDGDTRVRVNADLNFRTDEWYVELVEGIPLSIDAELGAGKSNFDFTGLTINELSISTGASSSKLSFDEKNAGEIKNLKVETGVSKFVANNLNNANFRKMEFEGGVGSYYLDFGGELKRDVKVDINVGLGSITVAVPKNIGLRIKYEDSWLSNLSLDDNEFVRKKKGVYESENYNDAEGKMDVYIESGLGSVKVKRTK, encoded by the coding sequence ATGAAAAAGACTATTGTAATATACATCGGCACAATTTGCCTTCTTACCGGTATGCTTTCTGCACAACATTTACACCGTGAAGTGAAGAAAACAGACGAAAACGAAGTGCGAGTGAAAATAGAATCATCATTTGGTTCCGTGAATATTGAAAAGGGAAGCAAAGATAAAATTGTCTCCGTTTATTATAAGCGAAAAGAAAAAAATCGCGAACCAAAATTGGATATTGATTATTATGTCCGAAAAAATGTCGGCGATCTGAAAATTGAAATGCATCCGGAAGATTCCGATATTGAAACATCGGAAGACGGTGACACACGAGTTCGCGTGAATGCCGATCTCAATTTTAGGACAGATGAGTGGTATGTTGAACTAGTAGAAGGCATCCCGCTCTCCATCGACGCTGAGCTTGGAGCAGGCAAAAGTAATTTCGACTTTACGGGATTGACGATCAACGAACTTTCTATCTCCACCGGTGCCAGTTCATCAAAATTGAGTTTTGATGAAAAAAATGCCGGTGAGATTAAAAATTTGAAAGTGGAAACAGGCGTTAGTAAATTTGTTGCCAATAATTTGAACAATGCGAATTTTCGCAAAATGGAATTCGAAGGGGGAGTGGGTTCATATTATCTTGATTTTGGCGGTGAATTGAAGAGGGATGTAAAGGTTGATATCAATGTCGGCCTTGGTTCAATAACGGTTGCTGTGCCGAAGAATATCGGATTACGCATAAAATATGAAGATAGTTGGCTCTCAAATCTGTCGTTGGATGACAACGAATTTGTCCGGAAGAAAAAAGGAGTCTATGAATCCGAAAATTATAATGATGCTGAAGGGAAAATGGACGTCTACATCGAATCGGGATTAGGAAGCGTGAAAGTGAAACGGACAAAATAA
- a CDS encoding sigma-70 family RNA polymerase sigma factor, with the protein MPPLKKTSSTIQPSGSPKTREEVLAQRRLDSRAEDSRNIKKALKGDQPSYRAILKKYHDQVYNLLYRMVHDKDEVEDLTQEAFIKAFNSLHNFNEEFAFSTWLYKIATNNCIDYIRKKKLATFSIDKPLESKDGEYSFEIPDSSYEPDKTLIAGQRTKILEDAVNALPEKYRQVILMRHTEDKDYQEIADELKLPLGTVKAHIFRAREILYKRLKKKIHQY; encoded by the coding sequence ATGCCACCACTGAAAAAAACTTCCTCTACCATACAACCATCCGGATCACCAAAGACCAGAGAGGAAGTTCTTGCCCAACGCAGACTTGATTCGCGCGCTGAAGATTCCCGCAATATAAAAAAAGCTTTAAAAGGGGATCAACCCTCGTATCGTGCTATTTTAAAGAAGTACCACGATCAAGTGTACAATCTCTTGTATAGAATGGTTCACGATAAAGATGAAGTTGAAGATCTTACTCAGGAAGCATTTATCAAAGCGTTCAATTCGCTCCACAATTTTAATGAAGAATTCGCTTTTTCAACGTGGCTTTATAAAATTGCGACGAATAACTGTATCGACTATATCCGAAAAAAGAAGTTGGCAACCTTTTCCATTGATAAACCACTAGAATCGAAAGATGGCGAATACAGTTTTGAGATCCCTGATTCATCCTATGAGCCTGACAAGACGTTGATTGCAGGTCAACGGACAAAGATTCTTGAAGATGCTGTCAATGCCTTGCCCGAGAAATATCGGCAAGTAATTCTTATGCGACATACCGAAGATAAAGATTATCAGGAAATTGCCGATGAGTTAAAACTTCCGCTTGGCACTGTAAAAGCACATATTTTCCGTGCCAGAGAGATACTCTATAAGCGCTTAAAGAAGAAAATTCATCAATATTAG
- a CDS encoding adenylosuccinate synthase, with translation MPVSIIVGAQWGDEGKGKIVDMLSENIDIVARYQGGANAGHTVVIGDKTYVLHLIPSGIFQKNVKCVIGNGVVIDPIALMEEIEMIKSFGIKIDGRLFISHNAHLIMPYHKLLDNIREQGAQKIGTTGRGIGPAYIDKYMRTGIRVVDLLDRKVLREKLTRNIEEKNQILSKVYGKTEIDIDKIVNEYQEFDKKIDPYITDTATLLNDALRKKKRILAEGAQGALLDVDHGTYPYVTSSNPTSGGACTGLGIPPTSVKSIIGIVKAYSTRVGNGPFPTELNDTTGEELRKIGHEFGATTGRPRRCGWLDMVSLKYSLMVNGISEIALTKLDVLDSFDEINICVAYKKEGKILKSFPTDVHTLETVEPVFQTYKGWKESISETKKWKRLPKRTMKYVETIEKLSGVTVSLVSVGARRDQTIVR, from the coding sequence ATGCCAGTATCAATCATTGTTGGAGCCCAATGGGGTGATGAAGGGAAAGGGAAGATCGTCGATATGCTCAGCGAAAATATCGATATCGTTGCCCGATACCAAGGTGGAGCAAATGCGGGACATACCGTTGTGATCGGTGATAAAACATACGTGCTACATCTCATCCCCTCCGGAATTTTTCAAAAGAATGTCAAATGCGTCATCGGTAATGGTGTGGTGATCGATCCCATCGCTTTAATGGAAGAGATCGAAATGATCAAATCGTTCGGCATTAAGATCGATGGGCGATTGTTTATCAGTCACAATGCGCATTTAATTATGCCATATCACAAATTGCTCGATAATATTCGAGAACAGGGAGCACAAAAAATAGGAACGACAGGACGGGGCATCGGTCCGGCATACATTGATAAGTATATGCGTACGGGAATCCGTGTTGTAGATCTGTTGGATAGAAAAGTATTACGAGAAAAACTGACCCGCAACATCGAAGAAAAGAATCAGATCCTGAGCAAAGTTTATGGCAAAACAGAGATCGATATCGACAAAATAGTAAATGAGTACCAAGAGTTTGATAAAAAAATCGATCCATACATTACCGATACTGCGACACTTTTGAATGATGCACTCCGGAAAAAGAAACGGATTCTTGCCGAAGGAGCACAAGGTGCGCTGCTTGATGTCGATCATGGAACGTATCCATACGTTACATCATCTAATCCAACCAGCGGCGGTGCATGCACCGGTTTGGGAATTCCGCCAACTTCGGTGAAATCGATTATCGGAATAGTAAAAGCATATTCTACGCGCGTCGGCAACGGACCCTTCCCCACAGAGTTGAATGATACTACCGGTGAAGAACTGCGTAAGATAGGACATGAATTCGGAGCAACAACTGGTCGGCCGCGGCGTTGCGGATGGCTTGATATGGTGAGCTTGAAATATTCGTTGATGGTGAACGGAATCAGTGAGATTGCCTTGACAAAACTTGATGTGCTGGATAGTTTTGACGAAATCAACATCTGTGTAGCATATAAAAAAGAGGGAAAGATTCTTAAATCATTCCCGACTGATGTTCACACACTGGAAACCGTTGAGCCGGTATTCCAAACGTATAAAGGGTGGAAAGAATCCATTTCCGAAACGAAGAAATGGAAGCGTTTACCGAAGCGCACAATGAAATATGTTGAAACGATTGAAAAACTATCCGGAGTAACCGTTTCGTTAGTGTCAGTCGGTGCACGAAGAGATCAAACTATCGTTCGATAA